In a single window of the Thermotoga sp. KOL6 genome:
- the queA gene encoding tRNA preQ1(34) S-adenosylmethionine ribosyltransferase-isomerase QueA, whose protein sequence is MKVSEFDYELPPELIAQEPVEPRDSSRLMVLHRSTRRIEHRIFWEIVEYLNPGDLLVLNVSKVIPARLFGKKKTGANIEILLLERVENGVWKCLVRPGQKVKKGVEIIINGDLSAVCIERSEDGTRIMEFHPKDDEIIFEKGRTPLPPYIKKEVPLERYQTVYAKEEGSVAAPTAGLHFTTELMDKLKEKGVEFAEVILHVGIGTFRPVKAEEVEKHKMHEEFYRVPRETVKKIEETRRKSRRIVAVGTTTVRTLETIARLPKREEYVGKTDLFIYPPFEFKLVDALITNFHLPRSTLLMLVSAFAGKDFVMEAYREAVKRRYRFFSFGDAMLIL, encoded by the coding sequence GTGAAAGTATCGGAATTCGATTACGAACTCCCACCAGAACTCATTGCGCAGGAACCTGTTGAACCAAGAGATTCTTCTCGATTAATGGTGCTTCACAGGAGTACTAGAAGGATAGAACACAGAATATTTTGGGAGATAGTTGAATATCTGAATCCTGGAGATCTTTTAGTCTTGAACGTCTCCAAAGTGATCCCCGCTCGCCTCTTCGGGAAAAAGAAAACGGGGGCAAACATAGAGATTCTTCTTTTAGAGCGTGTTGAAAATGGTGTTTGGAAGTGTCTTGTGAGACCAGGACAAAAAGTGAAAAAAGGAGTGGAAATCATTATAAACGGTGATCTTTCCGCGGTATGCATTGAAAGGAGCGAGGATGGAACACGAATCATGGAATTTCATCCGAAGGACGATGAAATCATATTCGAGAAGGGAAGAACACCTCTTCCTCCCTACATAAAAAAAGAGGTCCCTTTGGAGAGGTATCAAACGGTTTATGCAAAAGAAGAAGGTTCTGTTGCTGCGCCTACAGCGGGTCTCCATTTCACAACAGAACTGATGGATAAGCTGAAAGAGAAAGGTGTGGAATTTGCTGAAGTGATTCTCCATGTAGGGATCGGAACTTTCAGACCTGTGAAGGCAGAAGAGGTGGAAAAACACAAGATGCATGAAGAATTCTATCGTGTCCCAAGAGAAACTGTGAAAAAAATTGAAGAAACAAGGCGAAAGAGTAGAAGGATTGTTGCGGTTGGAACAACAACTGTGAGGACTTTGGAAACGATAGCAAGGCTTCCTAAACGAGAAGAGTATGTGGGAAAAACAGATCTTTTTATATATCCTCCATTCGAATTCAAATTAGTTGACGCTCTCATCACCAATTTCCATCTTCCACGTTCCACTCTTCTCATGCTAGTGAGTGCCTTCGCAGGAAAGGATTTCGTTATGGAAGCATACAGGGAAGCAGTGAAAAGAAGGTACAGATTTTTCTCTTTTGGTGATGCCATGCTGATTTTGTAG
- a CDS encoding GNAT family N-acetyltransferase — translation MFPQRVRIKNGNLLLIREANVWDARRLVDYMKEVTSETDFLITSPEEVFDVSTEKRYIRMYKNDARKLMLVGEINREIVSVLSFNGFGRKRTKHVGEFGISVKKRYWGLGIGSAMIKSLIDWAKQNDFKRIQLEVLKSNERAISLYKKFGFEVEGMKKKAVLKDDGSFEDILIMALLLD, via the coding sequence ATGTTTCCACAGAGAGTGAGAATAAAAAACGGGAATCTACTTCTGATAAGAGAAGCGAACGTGTGGGATGCAAGAAGACTCGTTGATTATATGAAAGAAGTCACATCAGAGACGGACTTCCTGATAACATCTCCCGAAGAAGTTTTCGATGTTTCCACCGAAAAAAGGTACATAAGGATGTACAAGAACGATGCAAGAAAGCTCATGCTCGTCGGTGAGATTAACAGAGAAATCGTTTCTGTTCTGAGTTTCAATGGATTCGGAAGGAAAAGAACAAAACACGTTGGTGAGTTCGGAATAAGTGTGAAGAAAAGGTACTGGGGTTTAGGCATAGGCAGTGCCATGATAAAGAGTCTCATAGATTGGGCGAAGCAGAATGATTTCAAAAGAATACAATTGGAAGTTTTGAAATCAAACGAAAGGGCGATAAGCCTTTACAAAAAGTTTGGTTTCGAAGTCGAAGGGATGAAGAAGAAAGCCGTTCTCAAAGACGACGGCTCTTTCGAAGATATTCTCATTATGGCGCTTCTCCTTGATTAA
- the ftsH gene encoding ATP-dependent zinc metalloprotease FtsH, whose protein sequence is MNRSSIWNLLFTIIIIISLFWLARFFYIESSPVSKLSYTSFIQMVEDERSMISEVTIRDDGVLKVTTKDGRLYEVDAPWAVNDSQLIEKLVSKGIKVSGERSGSSSFWINVLGTLIPTILFIVVWLFIMRSLSGRNNQAFTFTKSRATMYKPSGKKRVTFNDVGGADEAIEELKEVVEFLKDPSKFNKIGARMPKGILLVGPPGTGKTLLARAVAGEANVPFFHISGSDFVELFVGVGAARVRDLFAQAKANAPCIVFIDEIDAVGRHRGAGLGGGHDEREQTLNQLLVEMDGFDSKEGIIVMAATNRPDILDPALLRPGRFDKKVVVDPPDMRGRKKILEIHTRNKPLAEDVDLEIIAKRTPGFVGADLENLVNEAALLAAREGRDKITMDDFEEAIDRVIAGPARKSRLISPKEKRIIAYHEAGHALVSTVVPNGEPVHRISIIPRGYKALGYTLHLPEEDKYLVTKSELMDQLAALLGGRAAEEVVFGDVTSGAANDIERATEIARNMVCQLGMSEELGPLAWGKEEQEVFLGKEITRLRNYSEEVASKIDEEVKKIVTNCYERAKEIIRKYRKQLDNIVEILLEKETIEGEELRKILSEELEKVVE, encoded by the coding sequence TTGAACAGATCTAGTATATGGAATTTGCTGTTCACAATCATCATAATAATCTCGTTGTTTTGGCTTGCAAGATTCTTCTACATAGAAAGTTCACCTGTTTCTAAACTGAGTTACACGAGCTTCATTCAAATGGTAGAAGATGAGAGAAGTATGATATCAGAAGTGACGATCAGGGACGACGGTGTTCTCAAGGTCACCACCAAAGATGGAAGATTGTACGAAGTCGATGCTCCGTGGGCAGTTAACGACTCGCAGCTCATAGAAAAACTCGTCTCAAAGGGCATCAAAGTCTCTGGTGAAAGAAGTGGAAGTAGTTCGTTCTGGATAAACGTTCTCGGTACTCTCATTCCAACGATTTTGTTCATAGTTGTTTGGTTGTTCATCATGAGAAGTCTTTCTGGTAGAAACAATCAGGCGTTCACGTTCACAAAGAGTAGGGCGACGATGTACAAGCCATCCGGGAAAAAGAGAGTAACCTTCAACGACGTGGGAGGAGCAGACGAAGCGATCGAAGAGCTGAAAGAAGTGGTGGAATTTCTGAAAGATCCGTCGAAATTCAACAAGATAGGTGCTAGAATGCCAAAAGGAATACTCCTTGTTGGGCCTCCCGGTACCGGTAAAACATTACTCGCGAGAGCCGTTGCGGGTGAAGCCAACGTACCATTCTTCCACATTAGTGGTTCCGATTTCGTGGAACTCTTCGTTGGTGTTGGAGCAGCGAGAGTGAGGGACCTCTTCGCTCAAGCAAAAGCGAACGCTCCTTGTATTGTTTTCATTGATGAGATAGACGCCGTTGGAAGGCACAGGGGTGCTGGCCTTGGAGGCGGTCACGACGAAAGAGAGCAGACATTGAACCAACTACTTGTTGAAATGGATGGTTTCGATTCAAAAGAGGGAATAATAGTCATGGCTGCAACGAACAGACCCGACATACTCGATCCTGCGCTTTTGAGACCTGGAAGGTTCGACAAGAAAGTCGTCGTAGATCCCCCTGATATGCGTGGAAGAAAAAAGATTTTAGAGATTCACACGAGGAATAAACCTCTCGCAGAGGACGTTGATCTTGAGATAATAGCGAAGAGAACACCTGGTTTCGTTGGGGCGGATCTCGAGAACCTCGTCAACGAGGCCGCTCTTCTTGCTGCAAGGGAAGGAAGGGACAAAATCACGATGGACGATTTCGAAGAGGCCATAGACAGAGTGATAGCAGGACCTGCGAGAAAATCAAGGCTCATTAGTCCAAAAGAAAAACGTATCATCGCCTATCATGAAGCTGGACATGCTCTCGTTTCAACGGTGGTTCCTAACGGCGAACCCGTTCATAGGATCTCCATCATACCAAGGGGGTACAAAGCACTTGGATACACACTTCATCTTCCTGAAGAGGATAAATATCTTGTCACAAAAAGCGAACTCATGGATCAACTCGCCGCTCTGTTGGGTGGAAGGGCTGCGGAGGAAGTGGTGTTTGGAGACGTGACAAGTGGCGCAGCTAACGACATAGAAAGAGCAACAGAGATTGCTAGGAACATGGTGTGTCAGCTTGGAATGAGCGAAGAGTTGGGGCCACTCGCGTGGGGAAAGGAAGAACAAGAAGTCTTCTTGGGGAAAGAGATCACGAGACTCAGAAACTACAGTGAAGAAGTGGCAAGCAAGATAGACGAAGAGGTAAAAAAGATCGTTACGAATTGCTATGAAAGGGCAAAAGAAATTATACGAAAGTACAGGAAACAACTCGACAACATCGTGGAAATTCTTTTGGAAAAGGAAACAATAGAAGGTGAGGAACTGAGGAAGATTCTTTCTGAAGAGCTCGAAAAGGTGGTGGAATGA
- the ruvC gene encoding crossover junction endodeoxyribonuclease RuvC, with protein MRILGVDPGYGLVGIGVIETFGNRISHVFHGVIETPKNAPRGKRLKQIYEEFSNILDEFSPSECAMEKLFFVKNVTTAIGVGEARGVILLALEEREIPVFEYAPNEVKISLTGYGRASKKQIQENIKRFLNLENLPQPDDAADALAIAWCHALQSRMRRVTHEKD; from the coding sequence TTGAGGATACTAGGTGTCGATCCTGGATATGGTCTCGTGGGAATAGGGGTCATAGAGACCTTTGGAAATAGGATATCTCATGTTTTTCATGGAGTGATAGAAACTCCCAAAAATGCTCCTCGAGGAAAGAGATTGAAGCAGATATACGAAGAGTTCTCTAACATTCTCGATGAATTTTCCCCTAGCGAGTGTGCCATGGAGAAGTTATTCTTTGTTAAGAATGTCACCACGGCCATAGGTGTTGGAGAAGCTCGTGGAGTTATTCTTCTCGCCTTAGAAGAAAGGGAGATACCCGTCTTCGAGTATGCTCCAAACGAGGTGAAGATTTCTCTGACAGGTTATGGGAGAGCCAGTAAAAAGCAGATACAGGAAAATATAAAACGTTTCCTGAACCTTGAAAATCTTCCACAACCGGACGATGCCGCGGATGCGTTAGCCATCGCTTGGTGTCATGCTCTTCAGAGCAGAATGAGGAGGGTAACACATGAAAAAGATTGA
- the proC gene encoding pyrroline-5-carboxylate reductase → MKVSIIGVGNMGTIFAEKLSEEADKLILVEKDLKKVSKFKTSPFELGDIEKAKKSDVIIVAVKPQNVREVLRDLEGFAGILISIVAGLKISEIEEYGIKKIVRVMPNVAVRVSAGVLAVSFSEELSKEEKEKVKKMLSKLGFVLEIEENLFPAITALTGSGPAFIFVLLESFIDAAVKMGIPFEKAKKLVYKLFEGSVKLVSETDEHPAVWKHRVTSPAGTTIEGIVTMERLAVRGGMIETLLSSHRKACELEGN, encoded by the coding sequence ATGAAGGTATCTATAATAGGCGTGGGAAACATGGGAACTATTTTCGCAGAAAAACTCTCCGAAGAAGCAGATAAATTGATCCTTGTCGAAAAGGATTTGAAAAAAGTTTCGAAATTCAAAACTTCTCCTTTCGAATTAGGAGACATAGAGAAGGCAAAGAAGTCGGACGTCATCATCGTTGCTGTAAAACCTCAGAACGTTCGTGAAGTTCTGAGAGATCTAGAAGGCTTCGCCGGAATACTAATTTCGATCGTTGCTGGTTTGAAAATATCGGAAATCGAGGAATACGGTATCAAGAAAATTGTAAGGGTGATGCCAAACGTCGCCGTGAGAGTGAGCGCGGGAGTGCTAGCTGTGAGCTTCAGTGAAGAACTCAGCAAGGAAGAAAAAGAGAAAGTGAAAAAAATGTTGTCGAAACTGGGATTTGTTTTAGAAATAGAGGAAAACTTGTTCCCGGCTATCACCGCTCTCACCGGAAGTGGGCCAGCTTTCATCTTTGTACTCCTGGAATCTTTTATCGACGCCGCTGTGAAAATGGGAATACCGTTCGAAAAGGCCAAAAAACTCGTCTATAAATTATTCGAAGGATCTGTAAAATTGGTCTCCGAAACGGATGAACATCCTGCCGTGTGGAAACACCGAGTCACTTCCCCAGCAGGTACGACCATAGAAGGAATAGTTACTATGGAAAGACTTGCCGTAAGAGGTGGGATGATCGAGACCCTTCTTTCTTCTCACAGAAAGGCTTGTGAACTGGAGGGAAACTGA
- the tilS gene encoding tRNA lysidine(34) synthetase TilS codes for MAEERDKLLVAVSGGLDSMTLLYILKKFSSLLKIEIMAAHLDHKIRKNSERDRRFVEKICGQWNVPLEVGVVDVPALWKGSGKTLEEVAREVRYEFLEETAKKFKATKIVLAHHKNDLVETVLHRMIRGTGPLGLACIPPKRGIFIRPFLVFKRDEIEEYAREHGIPFVIDETNYDTKYTRNFIRHKIVPLLKELNPNLEDAVYRLVSITFMLREFVEESVRKFIDENVRYYQDFAVFEEPENTFFFLEVTRWVIKKLFEKTPDYEKLVETLKSKRTELWRDVFIERSFGYVAVGKTLFKDTYKIELENGVFEIQGFKIKVELPSEKVTLWFRNRRRGDRIIINGTQKKVKDLFIEKRVPTFYRDRVPLIVDKKDEVLWIPGIGSSDLFPKDLKVKLLEAPVGYVKGGTSFEQI; via the coding sequence TTGGCAGAAGAAAGAGATAAATTGCTCGTTGCAGTCTCCGGTGGATTGGATTCCATGACCCTCCTCTATATTTTGAAGAAATTCTCCTCCCTCCTGAAGATTGAGATAATGGCGGCTCACCTAGATCATAAAATCAGAAAGAATTCTGAAAGGGACAGAAGATTTGTGGAGAAGATTTGTGGTCAATGGAATGTTCCTTTGGAAGTGGGCGTTGTTGATGTTCCTGCTCTTTGGAAGGGTTCGGGTAAGACACTCGAGGAAGTAGCAAGAGAAGTGAGGTACGAGTTTCTAGAAGAAACGGCGAAGAAGTTCAAGGCTACGAAAATTGTTCTCGCACATCACAAGAACGATTTGGTTGAAACAGTTCTTCACAGAATGATAAGGGGAACGGGGCCTTTAGGTCTCGCTTGTATTCCTCCAAAAAGAGGGATATTCATCCGGCCTTTTCTCGTTTTCAAAAGGGACGAAATAGAGGAATACGCTCGAGAACACGGTATTCCTTTTGTCATCGATGAAACCAATTATGACACGAAATACACACGGAACTTCATAAGACATAAGATTGTTCCACTTTTGAAGGAACTGAACCCTAACCTTGAGGATGCTGTCTATAGACTGGTTTCCATTACTTTCATGTTGCGAGAATTTGTTGAAGAATCTGTGAGAAAATTCATCGATGAAAATGTTCGTTACTATCAAGACTTTGCCGTTTTTGAAGAACCGGAGAACACCTTTTTCTTTTTGGAAGTCACAAGGTGGGTGATAAAGAAGCTTTTTGAAAAGACTCCCGATTATGAAAAACTTGTTGAAACCTTGAAATCGAAGAGAACCGAACTTTGGCGAGATGTGTTCATTGAAAGGTCGTTTGGATATGTAGCGGTAGGGAAAACTCTGTTCAAAGACACGTACAAGATCGAATTGGAAAATGGGGTTTTTGAGATCCAAGGGTTTAAAATAAAGGTAGAACTTCCGAGTGAAAAGGTTACTCTTTGGTTCAGAAACAGAAGAAGAGGTGATAGAATAATAATCAATGGCACGCAGAAGAAAGTGAAAGACCTCTTCATTGAAAAGAGAGTACCGACGTTTTACAGAGATAGGGTACCGCTTATTGTCGACAAAAAAGATGAGGTTCTTTGGATACCTGGTATCGGATCTTCCGATCTATTTCCAAAAGACTTGAAGGTAAAACTTTTAGAAGCCCCTGTTGGCTATGTGAAAGGAGGTACGAGTTTTGAACAGATCTAG
- a CDS encoding PolC-type DNA polymerase III, with the protein MKKIEDLKWKNIVLKNLEIDPEKGVITVSAENYSDEMMDFLRVLERETKFRVIVNGHFGEDKDLKKKILELLNGNVPYVKDLVFEGNRLVLKVLGDFARERIITKLKSVKPHLDKMLPVGTELMLEVIDPSKELLNNTSPRLGPSKNGRASEGEEVKVKDENHIFGQKPRKIVFTPSKIMEYNKRASIKGKVFKMEKINGKKEVLLIYITDGEDSLLCKAFNGIEEIERGIEIGDIVVVTGDLSLEMEEPVLYVKGITKLPEEKRIDNSPMKRVELHAHTKFSDQDAIMDVKEYVKRAKDWGFSAVALTDHGNVQAIPYFYDAAKEVGIKPIFGIEAYLVSDVEPVLKNFSGDASFKDTVFVVLDFETTGLDPLVDEIIEIGAVKIENRKIVDEYHTLIKPSKEISKKSSEITGITQEMLEGQRNIEEVLPEFLEFLEGSVIVAHNANFDYRFLRLWIKKVLGKDWEKPYIDTLALSKSLLKLKSYSLDSVVKKLGLGPFQHHRALDDARVTAKVFLRFMEMMEKMGINKLMDMEKLKDSVDHTAQKPYHCTILVQNRVGLKNLYKLVSDSYTKYFYGVPRILKSELIEKREGLIVGSACISGELARAALEGASDSELEEIAKFYDYIEIMPLDVIGDNEEEVDRERLKEVYRKLYKIAKKLNKPVVMTGDVHFLDPEDAKGRSALLAPQGNRNFENQPALYLRTTEEMLEKALEIFEDEEIAKEVVIENTNKIAEMIEEIQPLEKKLHPPVIENADKIVKDLTVKRAHELYGDPLPEIVQKRIEKELNAIINHGYAVLYLIAQELVQKSMSDGYVVGSRGSVGSSLVAHLLGITEVNPLPPHYRCPECKYFEVVEDEQYGAGYDLPDKSCPKCGSPLKKDGHDIPFETFMGFEGDKVPDIDLNFSGEYQERAHRFVEELFGKDHVYRAGTINTIAERSAIGYVKSYEEKTGKKLRKAEMERLVSMITGVKRTTGQHPGGLMIIPKDKEVYDFTPIQYPANDKSSGVFTTHFAYETIHDDLVKIDALGHDDPTFIKMLKDLTGIDPMTIPMDDPDTLAIFSSVKPLGVDPEELGSDVGTYGIPEFGTEFVRGMLVETRPKSFAELVRISGLSHGTDVWLNNARDWINMGYAKLSDVISCRDDIMNFLIHKGMEPSLAFKIMESVRKGKGITEEMESEMRKLRVPEWFIESCKRIKYLFPKAHAVAYVSMAFRIAYFKVHHPLQFYAAYFSIKGDQFDPTLVLEGEEAIKRRLKELKALMGKDAQKKNEESVLEVALEMMLRGYSFLSPDIFKSDAKLFLIEGNALRIPFNKLPGLGDSVAESIVKAREEKPFTSIEDLMRRTKVNKSHIELMKKLGVLKDLPETEQFSLF; encoded by the coding sequence ATGAAAAAGATTGAAGACTTGAAATGGAAAAACATTGTACTGAAAAACTTAGAAATAGATCCAGAAAAAGGAGTCATAACTGTGTCAGCCGAGAACTATTCCGATGAGATGATGGATTTTTTACGCGTTTTGGAAAGAGAAACGAAGTTTCGAGTCATTGTAAACGGGCATTTTGGTGAAGATAAGGATTTGAAAAAAAAGATTCTCGAGCTCTTGAACGGAAATGTGCCGTATGTAAAGGATCTTGTATTCGAAGGAAACAGATTAGTTTTGAAAGTACTGGGAGATTTTGCACGAGAGAGAATTATTACCAAGTTGAAAAGTGTGAAACCTCACCTCGATAAAATGCTGCCAGTTGGCACAGAACTCATGCTGGAGGTTATTGATCCCTCGAAAGAACTTCTGAACAACACCTCCCCTCGTTTGGGTCCATCTAAAAATGGGAGAGCTTCTGAAGGTGAAGAAGTTAAGGTCAAAGACGAAAATCATATTTTTGGCCAAAAACCTAGAAAAATCGTTTTCACACCTTCCAAGATCATGGAGTACAACAAGCGAGCTTCTATAAAGGGAAAAGTGTTCAAAATGGAGAAAATCAATGGAAAGAAGGAAGTTCTTCTGATCTACATAACGGATGGTGAAGATTCTCTTCTGTGTAAGGCATTCAACGGGATTGAGGAGATAGAACGAGGAATAGAGATAGGAGACATCGTGGTCGTCACGGGAGATCTCTCCTTGGAAATGGAAGAACCAGTTCTCTATGTGAAAGGGATTACAAAGCTTCCGGAGGAGAAAAGAATCGATAACTCGCCTATGAAGAGAGTGGAGCTCCATGCACACACTAAGTTCAGCGATCAAGATGCAATAATGGATGTGAAAGAATACGTGAAAAGAGCAAAAGATTGGGGATTCTCTGCTGTTGCTCTAACGGACCATGGAAACGTTCAAGCCATTCCTTATTTCTACGATGCTGCAAAAGAAGTGGGAATAAAACCTATTTTTGGGATAGAAGCTTATCTTGTGAGTGATGTGGAACCGGTTTTGAAAAATTTCTCGGGGGATGCTTCATTCAAGGATACCGTTTTTGTCGTTTTGGATTTCGAGACAACGGGATTGGATCCTTTGGTAGATGAAATTATAGAAATAGGAGCAGTGAAGATTGAAAATAGAAAAATTGTAGATGAATATCACACTCTCATAAAACCATCCAAAGAGATTTCCAAAAAAAGTTCAGAGATCACTGGAATTACTCAGGAGATGCTTGAAGGACAACGGAACATTGAAGAAGTTTTGCCAGAATTCTTAGAATTTCTTGAAGGATCTGTGATCGTTGCACACAATGCGAATTTCGATTATCGTTTCTTGAGGCTTTGGATCAAGAAAGTGTTAGGAAAGGATTGGGAGAAACCTTATATAGACACACTCGCTTTGTCGAAATCGCTTTTGAAGTTGAAGAGCTATTCTCTAGATTCTGTCGTGAAAAAATTGGGACTCGGTCCTTTTCAACATCACAGGGCTTTGGACGATGCGAGAGTCACGGCAAAGGTTTTTCTCAGGTTTATGGAAATGATGGAAAAAATGGGTATCAACAAGTTAATGGACATGGAAAAACTGAAGGATTCCGTTGACCACACAGCTCAAAAACCTTATCACTGTACCATTCTCGTCCAAAACAGAGTAGGGCTCAAAAACCTTTACAAGCTAGTTTCTGATTCTTATACGAAGTATTTCTACGGTGTTCCAAGGATCTTGAAAAGTGAACTCATAGAAAAACGAGAGGGATTGATTGTGGGAAGCGCCTGTATCTCTGGAGAGCTTGCAAGAGCTGCTCTCGAAGGAGCGAGTGATTCTGAACTTGAAGAAATAGCAAAGTTCTACGATTACATCGAGATTATGCCTCTTGACGTCATCGGAGATAACGAGGAGGAAGTTGATAGAGAAAGGTTGAAAGAAGTCTATAGAAAACTCTATAAGATTGCAAAAAAATTGAACAAGCCTGTTGTAATGACAGGTGATGTTCATTTTTTGGATCCTGAAGACGCCAAAGGACGTTCCGCTCTTCTTGCACCCCAAGGGAACAGGAATTTTGAAAATCAACCAGCATTGTATCTCAGAACGACAGAAGAGATGTTAGAAAAAGCTTTAGAGATCTTCGAAGACGAAGAGATAGCAAAAGAAGTGGTGATAGAAAACACGAACAAGATAGCGGAAATGATAGAAGAAATACAACCCCTTGAGAAAAAGCTACATCCTCCTGTCATAGAGAATGCGGATAAAATCGTGAAGGATCTCACCGTGAAGAGGGCACACGAACTTTACGGTGATCCGCTTCCTGAAATTGTTCAAAAGCGGATAGAAAAAGAGTTGAACGCGATAATAAATCACGGTTATGCTGTTTTATACCTGATCGCCCAGGAATTGGTTCAGAAATCCATGAGTGATGGATATGTAGTAGGTTCGAGGGGATCTGTTGGATCTTCACTCGTTGCGCATCTTCTTGGAATAACGGAAGTGAATCCCTTACCACCGCATTACAGATGCCCCGAGTGTAAATATTTCGAGGTGGTAGAGGATGAACAGTATGGAGCGGGATACGATCTTCCCGACAAAAGTTGTCCAAAGTGTGGATCTCCCTTGAAAAAAGATGGTCACGACATTCCCTTCGAGACCTTCATGGGATTCGAAGGCGACAAAGTACCCGACATAGATTTGAACTTTTCTGGTGAATATCAAGAACGCGCGCATCGTTTTGTGGAAGAGCTTTTCGGGAAGGATCACGTGTACAGAGCCGGTACGATAAACACTATAGCGGAAAGAAGTGCGATTGGTTACGTGAAGAGTTACGAAGAAAAAACAGGAAAGAAGTTGAGAAAAGCGGAGATGGAACGTCTCGTTTCCATGATCACTGGTGTGAAAAGAACGACAGGTCAACATCCAGGTGGACTCATGATCATTCCGAAGGATAAGGAAGTTTACGATTTCACCCCAATACAGTATCCAGCGAATGATAAATCCTCAGGAGTGTTTACCACCCACTTTGCCTACGAAACGATACACGATGACTTGGTAAAGATCGATGCCCTTGGTCACGACGATCCTACCTTCATAAAGATGTTGAAGGATCTCACAGGTATAGATCCTATGACCATTCCCATGGACGATCCAGATACTCTCGCTATCTTCAGTTCGGTAAAACCTCTCGGTGTCGATCCGGAGGAATTGGGAAGTGATGTAGGTACTTATGGAATACCGGAATTCGGAACAGAATTTGTGAGGGGCATGTTGGTTGAAACGAGACCAAAAAGTTTCGCTGAACTTGTGAGGATATCGGGTCTTTCCCACGGTACAGACGTCTGGCTCAACAACGCGAGAGATTGGATAAACATGGGGTACGCGAAACTCTCGGATGTTATATCGTGTCGCGACGACATTATGAACTTTTTGATACACAAAGGTATGGAACCATCACTTGCCTTCAAAATAATGGAGAGCGTCAGAAAAGGTAAGGGTATCACCGAAGAGATGGAAAGTGAGATGAGGAAGCTGAGAGTTCCCGAGTGGTTTATAGAATCCTGTAAGCGAATCAAATATCTGTTCCCAAAGGCTCATGCAGTGGCGTACGTCAGCATGGCTTTCAGAATCGCTTACTTCAAAGTTCATCATCCACTCCAATTCTATGCGGCGTACTTCTCTATAAAGGGTGATCAGTTCGATCCAACTCTCGTACTGGAAGGGGAAGAAGCTATTAAAAGGCGACTAAAAGAGTTGAAAGCATTGATGGGAAAAGATGCCCAGAAGAAAAACGAAGAGAGCGTTCTAGAAGTTGCCCTCGAAATGATGCTGAGAGGATACTCTTTCCTTTCACCGGACATATTCAAATCCGATGCGAAGCTTTTTCTAATCGAAGGAAACGCGCTGAGAATCCCCTTCAACAAATTGCCAGGTTTGGGTGACAGTGTGGCAGAATCCATTGTCAAGGCGCGCGAAGAAAAACCGTTCACGTCGATCGAGGATCTCATGCGAAGAACGAAGGTGAACAAGAGTCATATAGAACTGATGAAAAAGCTCGGTGTTTTGAAGGATCTTCCCGAAACGGAACAGTTCTCCCTTTTTTAA
- a CDS encoding thioesterase family protein, whose product MNFDFLEGKRLTEDVALDETMAWNEDVRMLDLHLVSTSALMGVVHKLAYELLSKYIPDDYTTVVVESCVRHVKAVPTGTRVAVGVRVVGVVGNRVKFRGLVMSGDEKVMEAEFVRAIVSQSYLRRVTLEKTEKAPRFFGI is encoded by the coding sequence ATGAATTTTGATTTTCTTGAAGGGAAAAGGCTCACGGAAGATGTGGCTCTCGATGAGACAATGGCGTGGAATGAGGATGTCAGAATGCTTGACCTTCATCTTGTTTCCACCTCTGCTTTGATGGGAGTAGTTCACAAATTGGCTTACGAACTTTTGAGCAAGTACATTCCGGACGACTATACCACTGTTGTTGTGGAAAGTTGTGTGAGACACGTGAAAGCCGTACCAACGGGAACGAGGGTGGCAGTCGGTGTGAGGGTAGTTGGAGTTGTGGGAAACAGAGTGAAGTTTCGTGGTCTTGTCATGAGTGGCGATGAAAAAGTAATGGAAGCCGAATTCGTCAGAGCAATCGTTTCCCAGAGTTATCTGCGGAGGGTGACTCTTGAGAAAACCGAGAAGGCCCCAAGATTTTTTGGAATATGA